In Musa acuminata AAA Group cultivar baxijiao chromosome BXJ2-10, Cavendish_Baxijiao_AAA, whole genome shotgun sequence, a genomic segment contains:
- the LOC103969205 gene encoding endonuclease 2 — MGFKFYSPASLFLLLLSLPAFAYGWGVDGHAIICQIAQDRLSDPAAAAVEDLLPNYAKNNLSRLCSWADRVKFRYRWSSPLHYIDTPDGLCTYDYDRDCKDEDGVKGRCVSGGITNYTNQLLDYGNSSSESQYNLTEALLFLAHLMGDVHQPLHVGFTTDRGGNTINVRWYTRKSVLHHVWDDNIIETAEERFYNDNVEEFTEAIKQNITGEWSDQVAKWEKCSNNKVACPDVYASESIEAACDWAYKDVKNNTQLEDDYFLSRLPVVNLRLAECGVRLAATLNRIFG; from the exons ATGGGCTTCAAGTTTTACTCTCCAGCTTCCCTGTTCCTCCTCCTGTTGTCACTCCCAGCTTTCGCCTACGGCTGGGGAGTAGATGGCCATGCCATCATTTGCCAGATAGCACAA GATCGTTTAAGTGATCCCGCAGCAGCTGCAGTGGAGGATCTGCTCCCAAACTACGCCAAAAACAATCTCAGCCGCCTCTGTTCATGGGCGGATCGTGTCAAGTTCCGATACAGGTGGTCCTCTCCACTGCACTACATCGATACACCTGATGGCCTCTGCACTTACGATTACGACC GGGACTGTAAGGATGAAGATGGGGTGAAGGGCAGGTGCGTCTCAGGTGGCATCACAAACTATACCAATCAGCTTCTCGACTACGGAAACTCTTCTTCTGAATCCCAAT ATAATCTCACGGAAGCACTGCTGTTCCTTGCTCACTTGATGGGTGATGTCCATCAG CCACTGCATGTAGGTTTTACCACAGACAGAGGAGGAAACACCATTAACGTCCGCTGGTACACAAGGAAATCAGTGCTCCACCAT GTCTGGGATGACAATATCATTGAGACAGCGGAAGAGCGATTCTACAACGACAACGTGGAGGAGTTCACTGAAGCCATCAAACAAAACATCACG GGAGAGTGGTCAGATCAAGTTGCGAAATGGGAGAAATGCAGCAACAACAAAGTCGCATGTCCAGACGT ATACGCATCTGAGAGCATCGAGGCAGCATGTGATTGGGCATACAAGGATGTCAAGAACAATACACAGTTGGAAG ATGACTATTTCTTGAGTAGATTGCCTGTTGTGAATCTGAGGCTTGCAGAGTGTGGAGTTAGATTAGCTGCAACACTCAATCGCATATTTGGGTGA